tgtgtgtgtatctgtatttgtaccTTACATATTAATGttgacagacagtcagtcacacacagacacacacacacacacacacagacacacacacacacacacacacacacacagatctttaAACAGATGGTGTATAATTTGTATATCAAGTACTTAGTTTGAATATTGAGGTTTTAGGatttattgatatataaatGCTGCTTTAGGCGTGAAATATTCCTTTGAAATCACTTCCCCTTCGCTGTTAGTGACGTAGAGGAATCTTCTATGAGGTGCTTCACGAGGCTGgttaacaattaaaaacatacatCTTCATATAAACgtatttctgtgtctctgttcagATCTTTGTtgcagacggagagagacagatgcgGAGGCTGCGGGGGGAGAACGTGATGGTGCTGCGGTCGGACAGGAAAGCTCTGTTCATCTACTCGGACTCTCAATGGATCAACGTGCTGGTAACTGCTAACTGCTGGAGACGCATCAGAAACACACGTTTTTAGTTCCCCCACCATGatatcatgtaaacaaactggcatttaaagaGTAGGAAGAGGACCTTTACCTTTGTCCTCTAaggtaatacatttaaaacatttttcttttcttttttatctgcacaaaaaataaaaaataaataaaataaaatttacttacttaagtttaaataaaaactttcaTTGACTAATCCCAGACTATggaattttgtttatttttagaataaataaaataattacatttttgttttacaatcaCAACAATGGTATTATGTAAAgtggaaattaataaaataaataataataaaaataaaaatataccaTTGTTATGGCAGTTATTTTGACATTGTTCTCCTTTAAGAACAGagtaactttttaaaagtgacagatgtttgtttgcAGTGACTTTATTCTCGTTGTCCTCATTAATattcctctttctgttttcatgCTTCCTGTTTGCACCAGGAGGACCCAGCACACTGACCAGGCCTCCAGGTGTGAACGAGTGTAACTTAGAGACTGTGATCAGGGTCCTGAAAatcatataacatataatgaCATATTGTGTGCATTGTTCCAGCATgttattacattaaaacaatctCTTTGGAAACAAACTTAAATGAATATTAACTCATTGTAATATTTCCCTCCTGTGAagaatttatttctttaatctaGAAGGAATTGTTTCTTTAATGTtcttagtaagtaagtaagtatgtatgtaaaataaagaaatgcaattCCTCCTCTTGCATTGATATCTGACTGTCTTGTTGAAGTTATACGTTTTGGGATTTCCGTTATTTAGTCTCCATCTCTTATGAATTTAGCAATTTCTACTCACATACGTATTAGGTATTTGTtgtgcccaaggtgtgaggcgtcgggcgggtgtggggatactcacaagtcccctgctgagcgccgctacgttggtgttcaccccggtggacgggagggttgcctccctacgccttccgGTTATAGAACTAATGTTTCAGATTATACAGACattacatgaatgcagcacaaaagccctgacacaaatacaacaaaagtgaaaaaattATTTGTGTAACAGCCCTGTGACAAACCGACTCAAGTCAAATCATAacttccttggcagaggtaatgacagaagcatgttggattatactttcagatgaagtcatgacaatgaacacaatgattGTCTGATAGTGAACATGATTCATGAAGGTTagacaatataaacatataagaaCAACGCTgtttctccagtctgtctctacAGTATTTTAGTATCACAAGAGTCAGGCCGAAGTATCTTAAAGGTAACAATGAGTTTGATAGATTTTCTAAACCAGGGGTAAAAGAAGGCATAGATCACTGGGTTTAGACAAGAGTTAATATACAGCAGCCAGATTAAGGACACAACAAGTGAGGATGAACTGCTCTCTTCAATATCCTCACCTTTCAGGGATGGAGAGAAATATGGAAcgaaacacattataaacacaactacaacaataccgAGAGTCCTGGCTGCTTTCATCTCAGATTTCTTAGCAGTTCCACCAACTGAACGCTGGAGTGTAACAGCTGCAATATGAGAGCGCATGGCTCGAGCCTGAGACACAGCCAccacaaacactctcatatacagaaCTATGATGACAGTAACAGGGCCAATAAAGGTAAAGACAAAGTCAACAGCTCCTGTGATATAGTTAAGgacaaatacacactctccatagcaggaattatatgaatcaggttgtctcagaaagtccttgaaaatgagacaattatagagaaaagagcaaatccaacagagacaaacacagacttttgttctgttcagAGTAACTCTGGTGGTGTAACGTAGAGGGTCACAAATAGCCAAATAGGCCCTGCATCTACCGGGGCCTGAATGACATTACAGTAAAGAACCGCTATCCTTTACCTACAGGGTGCGACTATTTTCACCAAGTTAGATTTAAGAAACAGCTACCATACCTTAAGGAAGTGGGTCGGGATTTGTCCACTGCCCATTGACAAATTTCGCCGAAATACATTGGAAGTGTACAAGACAAAGACCTTCCCTTACAGATGATATCAAAATTCACAACACAACTGAAAAtactactttaaaatgacacagtataattatttattacttgttaatcatgttaaaaaatgtcagctcaaaattgtctgtgagccatatcacgtcatcgaaagagccatacatcgctcgcgagccatatgttcccgacccctggtctacagagtcatctccacaatgctaagtgtGAGGAAGCTGAAACTCTGTGTGTACTATCCACCTAGGACCATgaataaacatacatttcaagATGATTGGACAATCTTGGTTAGCTGTAGCTACGTAGCTCTAAAGATAAACTAGCTCGGATTTGCTTGAAACTCCCCCTTGGACCATGAATAAACACTCAAGATAATTGGACAATGTTTAGTCATTGTTGCCTTTGATCTTTATATGGCAAAGAAGTTAAAAAATGACACTTATTCTGATTTGAATCAAAACAGGTACACCTTGAGGGCAGTGCCCAAGGATTTTCCATTTCACCTGAATTGGAAGACATGCAAAGGCCCAAAAGTACCAGGCGGCCTCTAATTCTGTGTGTAGACTCTCACTGATGTCCTGGTTGAGTATGGGAAGTTTCGTGGCCCTTGGACTCTTCTTTCACACAATCTCTCCTTTTCCATTTGAAATTCTACTTAGGGTCTCAGATTATCCCACACTAGTTCCACATCTCAAAGTATTTTATAGACCCCACGGGAAGCTGTACATTTGCCATTGGAAATTAATGGGCAGAAAGTAAGGGAATATTCCCATTTAATGTTATTGGAAATGGACAGTCCATATTTCAGCCAAAATAGCTTTAAATTAGCTTTGGACATTAGTTGGGGCACCTCATATGGACACAATCAAAGAGAATCCAGAGCGTCAACCTGCTCATTCCTTCACACGGCTACTTCCTTTCAGGGGCCACGTGGCGAGGCCAAGGATACTCTATTCAGGAGTTCTCAGAGATCACCTGCTGTGATTTTAATATCAAAATTCACAACACAACTGAAAACAGGGCCTTATTTGATTGGAGGTCACAGAGGTCAGTGTCGATGGTGGACAGGGTCATAGCTCCACAATGCTGAGGATGAATGATGAGGATATTGAAACTAGCAGGGTACTATCCTAGTAGGACCATAAATAAACGCTGAAAACTTCAAGATGATTGGACAATGTTTAGGTTTTGACTGTTGATTTTGAGCTTTCAAGGCAAATACATCGAAAATAGAACTTTCTCTGATTTGCTTCAAACTGTTTAACTGTTTAGGTGTGGTACCATGGATGCCCATTCCAAAGTTTCAGGTCTCTCACCCTTAGCATCAAGCTAAAGTAGCATAATTGACATTTGCAATATATTGGCCCATATATGGTCACATCTGCACAATGCTAAGAGTGAGGATGCTGAAACTCGGCGTGTAATATTCCCCTAGGACCATGAATAAACGCTGTGAATTTCAAGATGATTGGACAATCTTGGTTAGCTTTCAAACTAAGTAGCTAAAAACCTAAACTATCTCTGATTTGGCTGAAACCTAGAATGTAGTATCCCCTAGGACAGgcgtcgggaacctttttggctgggagagccataaaagccaaatattgtttttatgtatttccttgagagccatatatttaataaatttaaACTTTATGCTGAAATCGCTCCCACTCAGCAATGACACCGAGGCACACAGGATTAAAGAAATGGGCgatgatacagaggagcagctgtgtgtcaccCTCCAGGACTTTTATTTCAGCATTCAGCTGGATGAGACAACCACCTCAGAAAAATGATGAGACATTTGAGCGTCTTCTTCGCCACACAAATGTCCGCTGGCTCTCAAAAGGAAACTGCCTTGCTCGTTTTTGTGAGCTGTTTGACAGCATCGTGGAGTCCATGGGGCAGGTTGATGCAGATCTCGGGGAAAAGGTAATGTCCAGCTCCTGCGACATCATGTACCTTGCAGATTTTTTTGAAAAAATGAACGAAGTCACACTAAAACTGCAAGGAAATGCCATAACCCTGGTCCAGTGCAAGGCAGTCATCCACAGTCTCACCTCCAGGCTGGATCTGTACAGGCAGAGCATGGGCAGGAGGCAGTTTGCTCATTTCCCACAGCTGATCAAGGTGATACTTAATTTCAGAAACATCACTAAATCGATATAATAGGCCCACTGTTATTACAATTAggcta
This portion of the Cottoperca gobio chromosome 21, fCotGob3.1, whole genome shotgun sequence genome encodes:
- the LOC115026444 gene encoding trace amine-associated receptor 13c-like, whose translation is MYFGEICQWAVDKSRPTSLRCRAYLAICDPLRYTTRVTLNRTKVCVCLCWICSFLYNCLIFKDFLRQPDSYNSCYGECVFVLNYITGAVDFVFTFIGPVTVIIVLYMRVFVVAVSQARAMRSHIAAVTLQRSVGGTAKKSEMKAARTLGIVVVVFIMCFVPYFSPSLKGEDIEESSSSSLVVSLIWLLYINSCLNPVIYAFFYPWFRKSIKLIVTFKILRPDSCDTKIL